A window from Acidobacteriota bacterium encodes these proteins:
- a CDS encoding Rrf2 family transcriptional regulator — protein sequence MLLSKTCDYGIRAALYVASKPGVQYFPIREISGNLNISFHFLTKILQKLTQHHIMKSFKGPRGGVALARSPKSITLMDIIMAIEEPDFFRRCLLGLEQCLDENPCPVHEEWKAIRGDIQSIFENTTLAKMTTRIEEKGYRIADLVKKPPRKKKSA from the coding sequence ATGCTGCTATCGAAAACATGCGACTATGGAATACGAGCAGCACTCTACGTGGCCTCGAAGCCCGGTGTGCAATACTTTCCGATCAGAGAGATCTCTGGTAACCTGAACATCTCATTCCATTTCCTGACGAAGATCCTCCAGAAGTTGACACAGCACCATATAATGAAATCCTTCAAAGGACCCCGGGGAGGAGTCGCCCTGGCCCGGTCGCCAAAGTCCATCACCCTGATGGATATCATCATGGCTATCGAGGAGCCTGACTTCTTCCGCAGATGCCTCCTTGGTCTCGAGCAGTGTCTGGATGAAAATCCCTGCCCAGTTCATGAGGAATGGAAGGCGATCAGAGGGGATATTCAGTCAATCTTCGAGAACACAACCCTTGCTAAGATGACTACCAGGATAGAGGAGAAGGGATACAGGATCGCAGACCTGGTCAAAAAGCCTCCAAGAAAAAAGAAGAGCGCATGA
- a CDS encoding 4Fe-4S binding protein translates to MIEIEERDIEIKAVEKNADSSFRIRPYRKLVQIGFLMLTLLIGAQFILFVGQLESGQIPNIPRPPGVEAFLPISALISLKYWILSGIYNTIHPASLTLLLIILATAFFLKKGFCSWVCPFGLLSEFLFSLRKFLSDRYLYLGRWLDYPLRSLKYLLLLFFLWAIFVQMNTGELRRFLYSPYNQVADIKMLKFFSEISITTFWVLVILFLLSILIPYSWCRYLCPYGALLGALSWLSPWKIHRDDATCIDCKKCTKACPANIKVHKAGAVFSDECHACLQCVDACPVKDTVYISVTRKKFRLPRLAYAMLLVLLFLTGTTLARWTGRWHSSISIPQYQYHIMHLKDPQYHHNRGRVPDYEGSYELGADMKNIEGENRLSK, encoded by the coding sequence ATGATAGAGATAGAAGAACGCGATATCGAAATAAAAGCGGTTGAGAAAAACGCAGATAGTTCTTTCCGGATCAGACCTTATCGCAAGTTGGTACAGATCGGCTTTCTCATGCTGACTCTGTTGATTGGGGCTCAATTCATCCTGTTTGTCGGCCAGCTTGAGAGCGGCCAGATACCAAACATCCCGCGCCCTCCCGGAGTGGAAGCCTTTCTTCCCATCAGCGCTTTGATCAGCTTGAAATACTGGATTCTGAGCGGAATCTATAATACGATCCACCCGGCTTCACTGACCCTTCTTCTGATCATTCTTGCAACCGCTTTCTTCCTGAAAAAAGGATTTTGCAGCTGGGTATGCCCCTTCGGCCTCCTCTCTGAATTTCTATTCTCGTTAAGAAAGTTTCTCTCCGATCGGTATCTCTATCTGGGTCGCTGGCTCGATTATCCTCTGCGCAGCCTCAAGTATCTCTTGCTACTCTTTTTCCTCTGGGCAATTTTCGTCCAGATGAACACAGGAGAGCTCCGTCGGTTCCTTTACAGCCCCTATAACCAGGTAGCCGACATAAAGATGCTGAAATTCTTTTCTGAGATCTCCATCACGACCTTCTGGGTCTTGGTCATCCTGTTCCTGTTATCGATCCTCATCCCTTATTCCTGGTGCCGCTACCTCTGCCCGTATGGCGCGCTTCTGGGAGCTCTGAGCTGGTTGAGCCCATGGAAGATCCACCGCGACGACGCGACCTGCATAGACTGCAAGAAGTGCACGAAGGCCTGTCCGGCAAATATCAAAGTGCACAAGGCGGGTGCCGTTTTTTCCGATGAGTGCCATGCCTGCCTTCAATGCGTGGATGCATGTCCCGTGAAAGACACGGTGTACATTTCCGTAACCAGGAAAAAGTTCAGGCTTCCACGACTTGCTTATGCCATGCTGCTCGTCCTTCTCTTTCTGACAGGAACAACTCTTGCTCGATGGACAGGCCGCTGGCATAGCAGCATTTCCATCCCACAGTATCAGTATCACATAATGCACCTGAAGGACCCGCAGTATCATCACAACCGGGGGCGGGTTCCGGATTATGAAGGCTCTTATGAGCTGGGAGCCGATATGAAAAATATTGAAGGTGAAAATAGACTTTCAAAATAA
- a CDS encoding hemerythrin domain-containing protein translates to MTYTSDILVEEHDVIERMLKVVRTAAERLEEGDGLPAEAFLHMVDFIQNFADRCHHAKEENILFKLMEKRGFSLSNGPIGVMLQEHEEGRRFTRNMKTAALSLQEGDHLAKREIINNAHGYVDLLSQHIFKENNILYPMANHAFTPEDQQYLAKEFERVETEAMGEGVHEKYHHLVLELEKRLMMK, encoded by the coding sequence ATGACTTACACATCCGATATCCTGGTAGAAGAGCACGATGTCATCGAGAGGATGCTGAAGGTGGTAAGAACCGCTGCAGAGCGTCTGGAAGAAGGTGATGGACTGCCGGCAGAGGCGTTCTTGCATATGGTCGATTTCATTCAGAACTTCGCAGATCGATGCCATCATGCAAAAGAGGAAAATATCCTCTTCAAGTTAATGGAAAAGAGGGGATTCTCTCTCAGCAATGGACCGATAGGCGTCATGCTGCAAGAGCATGAGGAAGGAAGGCGTTTCACGCGCAACATGAAGACAGCAGCGCTATCTTTGCAAGAAGGGGATCACCTGGCTAAAAGAGAGATCATCAACAATGCGCACGGCTACGTCGATCTCCTCTCCCAGCACATCTTCAAGGAGAACAATATCTTATATCCCATGGCCAATCATGCCTTCACCCCCGAAGATCAGCAATATCTCGCGAAAGAGTTCGAGCGTGTCGAAACGGAAGCCATGGGCGAAGGGGTTCACGAGAAGTACCATCACCTGGTGCTTGAACTGGAAAAACGTCTTATGATGAAATAG
- a CDS encoding cytochrome c has product MNTATAKWIFYSGTLISALLFLILTWDTHRQVKALTNVDKLSQEVVAGKRAFQKYNCNDCHTILGFGGYYAPDLTKVYSRRGESYIWKVVSQPEIVLASSFRKMPQQNLKPEEIDNLVAFFRWVDEINNNDWPPQDSKTRRRSGVNRLLETGTMSLGAALFKENNCFACHRLQEVGGNVGPTLDDVGSRLSLEKIKQQIRTPESLNPNTAMPGYTNLSDEDLQALATFISQQTGGQQ; this is encoded by the coding sequence ATGAACACGGCAACAGCCAAATGGATCTTTTATTCCGGAACTTTGATCTCGGCGCTTCTCTTTCTGATCCTCACATGGGACACGCACCGCCAGGTCAAGGCACTGACCAACGTGGACAAATTATCACAAGAGGTTGTCGCTGGGAAAAGAGCCTTTCAAAAATACAACTGCAACGACTGCCATACCATCCTGGGGTTCGGGGGATACTATGCCCCCGATCTCACAAAAGTGTACAGTCGCCGTGGGGAAAGCTACATCTGGAAGGTGGTCTCGCAGCCCGAGATAGTACTGGCCAGCTCCTTCAGAAAAATGCCACAGCAGAATCTGAAGCCCGAAGAGATCGATAATCTTGTCGCTTTCTTCAGATGGGTCGATGAGATCAACAACAATGATTGGCCTCCTCAGGATTCGAAGACCCGACGCAGATCTGGAGTCAACCGGCTTCTGGAAACGGGAACGATGTCGCTCGGAGCCGCCCTGTTCAAAGAGAACAACTGCTTTGCCTGTCACAGACTCCAGGAGGTTGGAGGAAACGTTGGTCCCACACTGGATGATGTGGGGTCGCGACTGAGCCTTGAAAAGATCAAACAGCAGATCCGGACGCCGGAATCCCTGAACCCGAATACGGCGATGCCCGGTTATACGAATCTTTCCGACGAGGATCTTCAAGCCCTCGCTACATTCATAAGTCAGCAGACAGGAGGTCAGCAATGA
- a CDS encoding cbb3-type cytochrome c oxidase subunit I, producing MIAYRSQRVAYPYFIFALLLFGLQVMVGIWLAINYAYTLPQELVDIFPFATARAFHTNLLVLWMLLGFMGGTYFMVPEESRSELFSTKLAYFQLILLLATGVAALIGFLIGWTQGRPLLEIPLSLDLLIVVGALIFLFNVGMTMIRARNWTMIQGTLLGGLLFLALLYLFGIPFYQNLSIDWYYWWWVIHLWVEGAWELVTGAIMAWILMRITGVPRQTVEKWLYVEIGLFLFTGIAGTGHHYYWIGAPRYWLWVGGIFSALEPVPIIFMVWDTFRHIRERQVEIKNKMVWTLVVGSAIYHFIGAGLWGFIHTLPQINYYTHGSQVTVSHGHLAFFGAYALLNLTVFYYAFPLLRGAQKFKQSPGHWGFWITSSSMMILGLVFGVAGILQSYLERILGMGYMTAQAQMQFWFKIAIYIGIVFLTGVGIWIYDLLRMKPVQE from the coding sequence ATGATCGCATACAGATCTCAAAGAGTCGCATATCCTTATTTCATTTTTGCCCTGCTTCTTTTCGGTCTACAGGTTATGGTGGGGATATGGCTTGCAATAAATTATGCTTACACGCTTCCCCAGGAGCTGGTCGATATCTTCCCATTCGCCACGGCCAGAGCCTTCCACACAAACCTTCTCGTTCTCTGGATGCTGCTCGGATTCATGGGCGGGACCTACTTCATGGTCCCGGAAGAGAGCCGTAGCGAGCTCTTCAGCACCAAGCTTGCATATTTTCAGCTCATCCTGCTGCTAGCAACCGGCGTCGCCGCATTGATCGGATTCCTCATTGGCTGGACCCAGGGGCGACCCCTTCTCGAAATTCCCCTTAGCCTGGACCTTCTGATCGTCGTCGGCGCTCTCATTTTTCTCTTTAATGTGGGGATGACGATGATTCGCGCTAGGAACTGGACGATGATTCAAGGAACACTTTTAGGTGGCCTTCTTTTCCTGGCATTGCTCTATCTCTTTGGCATTCCCTTCTATCAGAACCTATCCATCGACTGGTATTACTGGTGGTGGGTCATCCATCTTTGGGTGGAAGGAGCATGGGAGCTGGTCACAGGAGCCATAATGGCCTGGATCCTTATGCGCATAACCGGGGTTCCACGTCAGACCGTTGAAAAATGGTTGTATGTGGAGATTGGACTGTTCCTCTTCACCGGGATTGCTGGCACTGGCCATCACTACTACTGGATCGGCGCGCCTAGATACTGGCTATGGGTCGGGGGTATCTTCAGCGCTCTCGAGCCTGTCCCCATCATCTTCATGGTATGGGATACCTTCCGTCATATCAGGGAGCGCCAGGTCGAGATCAAGAACAAGATGGTATGGACGCTGGTGGTCGGATCCGCCATCTATCATTTCATCGGGGCCGGTCTCTGGGGATTCATTCACACGCTCCCGCAGATTAACTACTACACCCACGGCAGCCAGGTCACTGTATCTCACGGACATCTGGCATTCTTCGGGGCTTATGCTCTGCTGAATCTGACCGTCTTTTATTATGCATTCCCTCTCTTGAGAGGTGCTCAGAAATTCAAGCAATCTCCAGGACACTGGGGATTCTGGATCACCAGCAGTTCGATGATGATACTCGGCCTGGTCTTTGGAGTCGCCGGGATCCTTCAGTCCTATCTGGAGCGCATACTCGGGATGGGTTACATGACGGCTCAGGCACAGATGCAGTTCTGGTTCAAGATTGCCATCTACATCGGGATAGTTTTCCTGACCGGCGTCGGCATCTGGATTTATGACCTGCTGCGGATGAAGCCCGTACAGGAATAG
- a CDS encoding cysteine desulfurase family protein: MKKINLDHLSSSPILSEARESMLAFLSDDAAGNPLSKHFYGEKAKEALEEARASVAGLISAEPREIIFTSCGSESNNMAIKGAAATYAKKGRHIIASPIEHHSVIHPLKTLEKQGFQVSWLNVDKDGLVDPQEVSFLSRDDTILITVMFASNEIGTLEPVREIGRIAREKDILFHTDAVAAVGFVPIDVGELSVDLFSLAGNPFYGPVGSGALYVREGVKMLPLIEGGVQEGGLRAGTHNLPSIVGMGVAAKQAIENLHVRREHLLNLRERLIQGVLGGIQDSFLTGHRAERLPHHASFCFKFIEGEALSLNLNLSGIACSSGSACASEASRISHVLQAINLDHVLAQGSIMFTLGIDNCSEDIDAVLNMLSRSIDKLRKLSPL; this comes from the coding sequence TCAGAAGCCAGGGAATCGATGCTGGCATTCCTTTCCGATGATGCAGCGGGGAATCCGCTGAGCAAGCATTTCTATGGTGAAAAGGCGAAGGAGGCACTGGAAGAGGCGAGGGCCTCCGTTGCCGGTCTGATCAGCGCGGAACCCAGGGAGATCATATTCACGAGTTGTGGAAGCGAGTCTAACAACATGGCCATAAAGGGTGCGGCCGCCACTTATGCAAAAAAAGGAAGGCACATTATAGCAAGCCCTATAGAACATCACTCCGTGATCCACCCTTTGAAGACCCTGGAAAAACAGGGCTTTCAAGTCTCCTGGCTGAACGTTGATAAAGATGGACTGGTAGATCCGCAAGAGGTATCCTTCCTTTCACGTGACGACACGATCCTCATAACGGTTATGTTTGCTTCTAATGAGATCGGCACACTGGAGCCTGTTCGGGAAATAGGTAGGATCGCGCGGGAAAAGGATATCCTCTTTCACACCGATGCCGTAGCCGCCGTTGGTTTCGTTCCCATCGATGTCGGAGAGTTGAGCGTCGATCTGTTTAGCCTGGCGGGGAATCCTTTTTATGGACCGGTTGGTTCAGGAGCCCTCTATGTGAGAGAAGGAGTCAAAATGCTGCCTCTTATAGAAGGTGGGGTCCAGGAAGGTGGACTGAGAGCGGGGACCCATAATCTTCCCTCCATAGTCGGGATGGGGGTAGCGGCGAAGCAGGCGATAGAAAATCTTCATGTGCGAAGAGAGCATCTCCTGAATCTAAGAGAGAGGTTAATCCAGGGGGTTCTTGGAGGGATCCAGGATTCGTTTCTGACCGGTCATAGAGCTGAAAGGCTTCCGCACCATGCCAGCTTCTGTTTTAAATTCATTGAGGGGGAAGCTCTCTCTCTGAATCTGAACTTATCCGGGATCGCATGCAGCAGCGGCTCCGCCTGCGCCTCGGAAGCTTCCAGAATCTCGCACGTCCTGCAGGCCATCAACCTTGATCATGTCTTGGCGCAGGGCTCCATAATGTTCACGCTCGGGATTGACAACTGTTCAGAAGATATAGATGCCGTTCTGAATATGTTGTCGCGTTCCATTGATAAATTGAGAAAACTCTCCCCGTTGTAA